In one window of Gossypium arboreum isolate Shixiya-1 chromosome 4, ASM2569848v2, whole genome shotgun sequence DNA:
- the LOC108460641 gene encoding pentatricopeptide repeat-containing protein At2g26790, mitochondrial isoform X2 — protein MLGQSLWKTRPALWSFSKFSPIARKEMHYALDQLASSSSDEQEIIGTPNMNHFVNRVFELHRVEVVETLNTLREQPDKALSFFNRLKEDGFSHDVCTYASIIRILCQCCWERKLDSVLLEIIGREKHLGFKVMDLFEILEEGLEGEDSNLLVRLSNALVKAYVSVEMFDEVIDILFQTQRRGFIPHIFSCNFLMNRLICCGKVDMAIAVYQQLKRLGLKANDYTYGIMIKAFCRKGNFEKVVGIFQEMDEARVRPNAVAYTTYIEGLCMHGRTEFGYEVLKAWRESKIPLDDAFAYYVVIKGFCDEMKLEEAADVLFEAELHGIVLDTFPYGALIRGYCKCGNIDRALEVHDEMMSNGIKTNCVILSYILQSLCQMGRDFEAVNQFKKFTNFGIFLDEVCYNVVADALCKAGKVEEAVELLDEMKGKQISPDIINYTTLINGYCLQGKVEDAVNLFKEMLENGHKPDIVSFNVLVGGLARNGHARKAIGLLNHAEKQGLQCEIVMRNMIIKGLCIGGKVSEAEDFLDSLPDKCFENDAALVDGYIESRLTKKAFKLFLKLANQGFLVRKASCSKLLSSLCKDGENYKALMLLKVMSDLNVEPTKLMYSQLIGAFFKAGNCINAQLLFDQIFARRQTPDLVIYTIMISGYCKMNLLQEALLLFNNMNERGIKPDVITYTVLINSHLKLNLVSLSSPDAPQNKDKKIMDASTFWREMKDKEIEPDVVCYTVLIDYYCRTNNLWDAIRIFDQMIESGLEPDNATYMTLISGYCKRGYLARALNLFEEMYRRGIQPDMRTISTVDHCILKAKRVVRK, from the exons ATGTTGGGGCAATCCTTGTGGAAGACACGACCTGCACTTTGGAGCTTTTCAAAGTTCTCTCCTATTGCCAGAAAAGAG ATGCACTATGCTCTTGACCAATTAGCATCCAGTTCATCAGATGAGCAAGAAATCATTGGTACCCCAAATATGAATCATTTCGTTAACCGAGTCTTTGAATTACATAGAGTTGAAGTTGTTGAAACTTTGAATACTTTGAGAGAACAACCTGATAAGGCTTTGTCATTTTTTAATCGATTGAAAGAAGATGGTTTTTCTCATGATGTTTGTACATATGCATCAATTATAAGAATATTGTGTCAGTGCTGTTGGGAAAGGAAATTGGATTCGGTGTTGTTGGAAATCATTGGGAGAGAGAAACATTTAGGTTTTAAAGTCATGGATTTGTTTGAAATTCTTGAAGAGGGGCTTGAGGGAGAAGATTCAAACCTTTTGGTTCGATTGTCCAATGCATTGGTGAAGGCATATGTTAGTGTTGAAATGTTTGATGAAGTTATTGATATCTTGTTTCAAACTCAAAGGCGGGGATTTATTCCACATATATTCTCTTGTAATTTTCTTATGAATCGTTTGATTTGTTGTGGGAAAGTGGATATGGCTATAGCTGTTTATCAACAGTTGAAGAGACTTGGGTTGAAGGCAAATGATTACACTTATGGCATTATGATTAAGGCATTTTGCAGGAAGGGCAATTTCGAGAAAGTTGTTGGCATTTTTCAAGAGATGGATGAAGCGAGAGTTAGGCCGAATGCTGTTGCTTACACAACTTATATCGAAGGGCTTTGTATGCATGGAAGAACAGAGTTTGGTTATGAAGTTCTTAAAGCGTGGAGGGAGTCAAAGATTCCTCTTGATGATGCCTTTGCTTATTATGTTGTGATTAAGGGCTTCTGCGATGAGATGAAATTGGAAGAAGCTGCAGATGTTTTATTTGAGGCTGAATTGCATGGTATTGTTCTTGATACGTTTCCTTATGGTGCTTTGATCAGAGGATACTGCAAATGCGGTAATATAGACAGAGCTTTGGAGGTTCATGATGAAATGATGTCAAACGGTATCAAAACGAATTGTGTGATTTTGAGCTACATTCTTCAAAGCCTGTGTCAAATGGGCCGGGATTTTGAAGCTGTAAATCAATTTAAGAAGTTTACGAACTTCGGGATATTTCTTGATGAGGTTTGTTATAATGTAGTGGCTGATGCTCTCTGCAAGGCAGGTAAAGTGGAAGAAGCTGTAGAATTACTTGATGAGATGAAGGGTAAACAGATTTCTCCTGATATTATTAACTATACCACTTTAATCAATGGATATTGTCTTCAAGGTAAAGTTGAAGACGCAGTGAACTTGTTCAAGGAGATGTTGGAGAATGGTCACAAGCCTGATATTGTTTCTTTCAATGTCCTTGTAGGGGGCTTAGCTCGAAATGGCCATGCACGAAAGGCTATCGGTCTTTTGAATCATGCAGAAAAACAAGGTTTGCAGTGTGAGATTGTCATGCGCAACATGATCATCAAAGGTTTATGCATAGGTGGTAAGGTTAGCGAAGCTGAAGATTTCTTAGATAGTTTGCCAGACAAGTGTTTTGAAAATGATGCTGCCTTAGTTGATGGTTATATTGAATCAAGACTCACAAAAAAAGCATTTAAATTGTTTCTTAAGCTGGCTAATCAGGGATTTCTGGTGAGGAAGGCTTCTTGCTCAAAACTGCTGAGTAGTCTCTGCAAGGATGGTGAAAATTACAAAGCTCTTATGTTACTGAAGGTCATGTCTGATTTGAATGTTGAACCTACCAAACTAATGTACAGTCAACTCATCGGTGCATTTTTTAAGGCAGGAAATTGCATAAACGCCCAATTGTTGTTCGATCAAATATTTGCGAGACGGCAAACACCTGATCTAGTTATCTACACAATAATGATAAGTGGCTACTGCAAGATGAATCTTTTGCAGGAAGCCTTGCTTCTTTTCAATAATATGAATGAAAGAGGAATTAAACCTGATGTTATCACTTATACGGTCTTGATTAACAGCCATTTGAAACTAAATTTGGTATCTCTTTCCAGTCCTGATGCACCACAAAACAAAGACAAGAAGATAATGGATGCTTCAACTTTTTGGAGGGAAATGAAGGACAAGGAAATAGAACCTGATGTTGTTTGCTATACGGTTTTGATTGATTATTACTGTAGGACAAACAATCTTTGGGATGCAATTAGGATATTCGATCAAATGATTGAATCAGGATTAGAACCAGATAATGCGACATATATGACTCTTATATCTGGCTATTGTAAAAGAGGATATTTAGCAAGGGCTTTAAATCTTTTTGAGGAAATGTATAGGAGGGGCATACAGCCAGATATGCGTACCATTTCAACTGTTGACCATTGTATCTTGAAAGCCAAGAGAGTTGTGAGAA AGTAG
- the LOC108460641 gene encoding pentatricopeptide repeat-containing protein At2g26790, mitochondrial isoform X1: MLGQSLWKTRPALWSFSKFSPIARKEMHYALDQLASSSSDEQEIIGTPNMNHFVNRVFELHRVEVVETLNTLREQPDKALSFFNRLKEDGFSHDVCTYASIIRILCQCCWERKLDSVLLEIIGREKHLGFKVMDLFEILEEGLEGEDSNLLVRLSNALVKAYVSVEMFDEVIDILFQTQRRGFIPHIFSCNFLMNRLICCGKVDMAIAVYQQLKRLGLKANDYTYGIMIKAFCRKGNFEKVVGIFQEMDEARVRPNAVAYTTYIEGLCMHGRTEFGYEVLKAWRESKIPLDDAFAYYVVIKGFCDEMKLEEAADVLFEAELHGIVLDTFPYGALIRGYCKCGNIDRALEVHDEMMSNGIKTNCVILSYILQSLCQMGRDFEAVNQFKKFTNFGIFLDEVCYNVVADALCKAGKVEEAVELLDEMKGKQISPDIINYTTLINGYCLQGKVEDAVNLFKEMLENGHKPDIVSFNVLVGGLARNGHARKAIGLLNHAEKQGLQCEIVMRNMIIKGLCIGGKVSEAEDFLDSLPDKCFENDAALVDGYIESRLTKKAFKLFLKLANQGFLVRKASCSKLLSSLCKDGENYKALMLLKVMSDLNVEPTKLMYSQLIGAFFKAGNCINAQLLFDQIFARRQTPDLVIYTIMISGYCKMNLLQEALLLFNNMNERGIKPDVITYTVLINSHLKLNLVSLSSPDAPQNKDKKIMDASTFWREMKDKEIEPDVVCYTVLIDYYCRTNNLWDAIRIFDQMIESGLEPDNATYMTLISGYCKRGYLARALNLFEEMYRRGIQPDMRTISTVDHCILKAKRVVRSKYF; encoded by the exons ATGTTGGGGCAATCCTTGTGGAAGACACGACCTGCACTTTGGAGCTTTTCAAAGTTCTCTCCTATTGCCAGAAAAGAG ATGCACTATGCTCTTGACCAATTAGCATCCAGTTCATCAGATGAGCAAGAAATCATTGGTACCCCAAATATGAATCATTTCGTTAACCGAGTCTTTGAATTACATAGAGTTGAAGTTGTTGAAACTTTGAATACTTTGAGAGAACAACCTGATAAGGCTTTGTCATTTTTTAATCGATTGAAAGAAGATGGTTTTTCTCATGATGTTTGTACATATGCATCAATTATAAGAATATTGTGTCAGTGCTGTTGGGAAAGGAAATTGGATTCGGTGTTGTTGGAAATCATTGGGAGAGAGAAACATTTAGGTTTTAAAGTCATGGATTTGTTTGAAATTCTTGAAGAGGGGCTTGAGGGAGAAGATTCAAACCTTTTGGTTCGATTGTCCAATGCATTGGTGAAGGCATATGTTAGTGTTGAAATGTTTGATGAAGTTATTGATATCTTGTTTCAAACTCAAAGGCGGGGATTTATTCCACATATATTCTCTTGTAATTTTCTTATGAATCGTTTGATTTGTTGTGGGAAAGTGGATATGGCTATAGCTGTTTATCAACAGTTGAAGAGACTTGGGTTGAAGGCAAATGATTACACTTATGGCATTATGATTAAGGCATTTTGCAGGAAGGGCAATTTCGAGAAAGTTGTTGGCATTTTTCAAGAGATGGATGAAGCGAGAGTTAGGCCGAATGCTGTTGCTTACACAACTTATATCGAAGGGCTTTGTATGCATGGAAGAACAGAGTTTGGTTATGAAGTTCTTAAAGCGTGGAGGGAGTCAAAGATTCCTCTTGATGATGCCTTTGCTTATTATGTTGTGATTAAGGGCTTCTGCGATGAGATGAAATTGGAAGAAGCTGCAGATGTTTTATTTGAGGCTGAATTGCATGGTATTGTTCTTGATACGTTTCCTTATGGTGCTTTGATCAGAGGATACTGCAAATGCGGTAATATAGACAGAGCTTTGGAGGTTCATGATGAAATGATGTCAAACGGTATCAAAACGAATTGTGTGATTTTGAGCTACATTCTTCAAAGCCTGTGTCAAATGGGCCGGGATTTTGAAGCTGTAAATCAATTTAAGAAGTTTACGAACTTCGGGATATTTCTTGATGAGGTTTGTTATAATGTAGTGGCTGATGCTCTCTGCAAGGCAGGTAAAGTGGAAGAAGCTGTAGAATTACTTGATGAGATGAAGGGTAAACAGATTTCTCCTGATATTATTAACTATACCACTTTAATCAATGGATATTGTCTTCAAGGTAAAGTTGAAGACGCAGTGAACTTGTTCAAGGAGATGTTGGAGAATGGTCACAAGCCTGATATTGTTTCTTTCAATGTCCTTGTAGGGGGCTTAGCTCGAAATGGCCATGCACGAAAGGCTATCGGTCTTTTGAATCATGCAGAAAAACAAGGTTTGCAGTGTGAGATTGTCATGCGCAACATGATCATCAAAGGTTTATGCATAGGTGGTAAGGTTAGCGAAGCTGAAGATTTCTTAGATAGTTTGCCAGACAAGTGTTTTGAAAATGATGCTGCCTTAGTTGATGGTTATATTGAATCAAGACTCACAAAAAAAGCATTTAAATTGTTTCTTAAGCTGGCTAATCAGGGATTTCTGGTGAGGAAGGCTTCTTGCTCAAAACTGCTGAGTAGTCTCTGCAAGGATGGTGAAAATTACAAAGCTCTTATGTTACTGAAGGTCATGTCTGATTTGAATGTTGAACCTACCAAACTAATGTACAGTCAACTCATCGGTGCATTTTTTAAGGCAGGAAATTGCATAAACGCCCAATTGTTGTTCGATCAAATATTTGCGAGACGGCAAACACCTGATCTAGTTATCTACACAATAATGATAAGTGGCTACTGCAAGATGAATCTTTTGCAGGAAGCCTTGCTTCTTTTCAATAATATGAATGAAAGAGGAATTAAACCTGATGTTATCACTTATACGGTCTTGATTAACAGCCATTTGAAACTAAATTTGGTATCTCTTTCCAGTCCTGATGCACCACAAAACAAAGACAAGAAGATAATGGATGCTTCAACTTTTTGGAGGGAAATGAAGGACAAGGAAATAGAACCTGATGTTGTTTGCTATACGGTTTTGATTGATTATTACTGTAGGACAAACAATCTTTGGGATGCAATTAGGATATTCGATCAAATGATTGAATCAGGATTAGAACCAGATAATGCGACATATATGACTCTTATATCTGGCTATTGTAAAAGAGGATATTTAGCAAGGGCTTTAAATCTTTTTGAGGAAATGTATAGGAGGGGCATACAGCCAGATATGCGTACCATTTCAACTGTTGACCATTGTATCTTGAAAGCCAAGAGAGTTGTGAGAAGTAAGTACTTTTGA